DNA from Ammospiza caudacuta isolate bAmmCau1 chromosome 6, bAmmCau1.pri, whole genome shotgun sequence:
TTATACAAGGAATTATCACTCATAAAATTGAgttatttttgaatttttatatTAGCCTTAGAGGACAATCTAGCACTGCTCCTGCTAATTGGACTAATTAACCTTGGTACTTAGAATTTGCACTTACACTGTATCTTGAACTGGTATTGATACACACTTCAGATCAGGCTGCTGAATATTTCTTTCTTACTGACAGATTGAAGTATGCTCTGCTCTAAAACTTCTAATTTTATGATCAGGTCACTGCCTCTTCTTTTATTGGGCTCAGGGAATGCTGAATTTTATTCTctcaccaaaaaaatcaccagaCTGGCAAGAGCCTAAATAATGAGCTGCAAAAATCCAAAAGCCAGGCTAGTTCTTGGGAGCAAAGCCAAGGGAGATTACTATGGATCAATCAGACCCTTGGAAATTTTGCCTAAGGGGCACCGTCATAACCAGGATTTCATATAAGCTGTCACAGGTGTATCATTACCTGTTGCTGTTTCAAAACTATTCTTGGTGGAAATTCCTCCCTATTTTCTGAACATTTAATACCAGTCCCTGCAGGAGATGCAAATCCCAGCAAAATGTCTTCCAGTGTAATCCTCTTCCTTTCCCACCCATAAGCAGTCTTGCATTACTGCACTTGTCCTCTACACCTGACCTGTCATGAAATCTCTTTATGTTCCTTGTAAAAGAACCTTGGGAAGCAGCAAATCCTCTTGTTTATGAGAGACTCAGCTGTGTTCATCATCCATCCTGTGGGATCTACAATCAGCTTGATTTCCCCTACTTTTCTAAAGGTGGGGAAAATTCCATAAATAAAACCATTTCCCTCttcaggaatttgggataaTGGATGCAAACACATTCTCAAGTTGGGCAAGGACTGCAAATCCACACCATTAACAAATCCAAATGGGTGggtgctggcaaggggaaaaCTACAGCAGCTTTTAGTTGCCCCATCACCCTTAACTGTATGAACATCACCCTGACATTTTTGCAATTCCAGTTGCTCCATTGCTGAAGATGTTCCTCCCTGATTTGGAAAAAGCTACTTATTCCAGGTTGGAGCCACCTCTTTGTCCAATCATATTCCACTTAACTGGACAATCTTCAAAGCCTTATGAACCTCTGACATCTTCAGGAACAATGTCCTCTTCTTCCGGCCATGAGCAAGGACATCTCCCACTATCTCAGGTTCCTCCAAGCACAGTCCAGCCCAgacttggacacttccagggatccagggacagccacagcttcccttggCAACCTGTACTGGGGCCTCACCACctgcacagggaagaattccttcccactACCCCACCTAAacttctttcagtttgaagccattcccccttgttctgtcactctATGCCCTTGCCAAGTCTCTTTCATGATCTGATCCTTCCCTTCTGATCCTCTGAGATGTCCTCCTCCCCTTCTGGTGTCTGAGTGCCACCCTGTGGCTATTCCACAATGTTCAGGTTCCATTTTTAAGGCCAAAAGGTTTCCACTAGATGGCAAAGTTGGGGCTGGTGTTCTTCCAAGGTCGTGTGATTCAGTGTATTTCCTCAGCCTGGAAAACTCTCTGGAGAACTCTTCTCGAGCCTGGATAACTTCCAGGAAACTCAGCACATTCATACCTGGTTATGTTGAGTCAGGTCCCCTTTCACTCTTACTCTTCAGGATTGTGAATCTGCTCATCTGTGTTATTTTTCCTGGTTATCCAGGCATTCGGTTTATTGTATGGTGAATATTCCCTCTTTATTGTAGCagggaaaacacaggagaagcacaTTCTGGAGAAAGAGGTTTATGACAGTTCTCTCTCTGTAGTTGTGGACAGCCATTTGTTCCACCTTTTACAGAGTGAAGACTCTTGCACAGATGTATTTTACTCTGATGACAGCACAAATTGGTAAGATAAGGAATTTTATTAATAGACTTTCCTCCATCCACAGTTGTAATATGAGGGAAAGAaatggagcaggaaaaaaacaaggtAAAACAATAACTAAGGCCCACTTTCTTTATGGTCTTAATCAACAATTATTTGATTGCATGATGTATTGTTATTATATAACAATATATTATTATAACAATAacaatattatatatattatacgGGTATGACAGTATTATTATTCCCATTACAATTCTATCCTGTGCTTAACAACACTCTTGGCCTGAGAAGATCTATTTCTTCCATTCTGTCAACACCTCATCCTCCTTTTGGATGttgattgggaaaaaaattcctcaacATCAACCCATCCCTCCTGGATTCTAATCCACCAGTCCCTGGGGGACCAGGGTGATGGAGCATCTTCCTCAGTGATGTGGCAGGTGCTACATCCTGGCTTGGCATCTGTAACGTTGGGGCAGTAAACTAAAAGGCCCCAGGAAAGGCAGTAAGATATTCAGTAAATCCCACAGGATTGGGATGTGTTTGGAAGGCACATCATCCAAGAGAGGGAGACCAGCAATGTTTTGGCTGAGGAGTGCCTGTGGATATGCAGCTGAATGGAAAGTTAAACACTTTTAAACAGCAATCTGACCCCCACCACCTTTCTAACTTATATTTgtctgctgctcaggcaggaatGCCTCACTCTCCATGGGCCAGGAGGCAGGAATtctctccttttaaaaaatcacccAGAGGtccaaaaaagcccaaagctTCAGGCACAAATCAAGAGTGATTATGATCACCCTTCACACAGAATCATtgcagaatgatttgggttggaagggaccttaaacctCAGCTCATTCCACCCTTGCCATGGTTTATTGTATTCCACTAAagcaggctgctccaagccttgtccagcctggtcTGGAACGCTTTCGCTTCCTCTGTCACTCCTGTAGGGATCCTGGGTGTGGATAGGACAGGTTTCTCTCTCTTCTGACTCAGTAATGGCTTCACAACACTCCAAAGTCTGGCACGGAGGAAACCCCTTGCAGATCCCCCTGGAATGTCACCAGTGGCCAAATAACCCAGAGGCTTCCAGAGATGTGGAGGGCAGCATTACCACAGAATACAGCCCATGGAAAAACCTCCACTTTCCTGTTTCCCTACCTCAGTTAGGGCTCTGACTAGATCCTGTTCCtagagagctgctgcctgcacctcCCCACCCACATATGTACAAATTGGTCTGGGAGCTCCCTATTACAAACAGGGATTTGAAAATACTGAACCTACACAATTCCTTAGAGCTTCCACATTTCCCTAATTCCCACATTCCTTGATTTCACACTGTCCCAACTTTCTTACTATACTCACAGTGAGAGCCACCCCAAAAAGCCTATGTTAGATAAGAAGCTTCCTTCCTATATACTCAATAAATGAAGGACCAGCAGATGGAAAGGAATCTGTTCCCAGTCCCAAAGCTGCACCCAGCTTGGTGGGACACAACCTCCTCCATCCAGCTtctccccagcacccagcaccagaGAAGAGGAATGAAAGAAGCACAAGAAAAAAGTTAAGAGCACATAttacaaaaaaaacaaaaaaagaaaaccaaccaaaaaaaggaaaaatcatatTAATTACATTCATCCATGGAATTAAGCAGCACCACCTCCCCAAATCTGGGTTAGCCAGCTCTCCTCAGTGCAGGATCTTCAGGGTGACCACCACAGGaggcagcaaggctggggaATTCCTCTGCAGGGACCCACTGCTGCTTACTTATGTAGATAAGCATCGAGCCAGAGCTCTCCTGAATCTTTCAAAGAGCTGCCAAGACAGAAACAAGGGAATGAACCCACGTTCCAACCAGAGTCTCATGGGGAGAAGTCTACAGGCAAAGCAAAGGAGATCATGAAGTGATTTGGGTCAGAAGGGACCTGTAGAGCTGCCCCTCCCTGtctgttccctcccctttttcctccacagcccctgccttggGAGCACGGCGGGTCAATACTCACTGCACGATGTCTGCgaaggctgtgagcagaggcttgCACTGGTACTCAATGCCATGCTTGGCACACAGGGACTTCACCAGAGGAGCCACCTTCCAGTAGTTGTGCCGTGGCATTGTAGGGAAAAGGCTGTGGGAAAAGGAGGTGCTGATTCAATGGCATCCCTCACCACCACATGGaatcctggccctgctgctgtgcctaaTTCTGGAAGCGCCCCCAGCTCCCCTTGTGCCAAAGCCGTGGGTGCTCTGCAATGTCCCTCTCGTGTCCCttcagtgcctgtgctgggaattcTCCCCCCTGTGCCATGCAGCTTAGATCTGAAGTGGTGCTGGTGCTCACTGGTGCTccagaaattttcattttggagCTCCTGTTCTGCCCCCACACAAAGAGCACAAAATGAACCCACATTATCTTTTGTTCCTGTCTCAGCTGATAGAGGGACCTTGGAGGCTCTTCAGCCCTGGTGTATCTAGCACTCCTTGGAACTATTCCCAAGCCCTGTTTCCACTCACTGGTGCTCGATCTGGAAGTTCAGGTGGCCACTGAACCAGTCATTGAAGAAGGACTGATGAACATTGCAGGTTGCCtggagctgaaagaaaaaaacagaagttCTGTTTTAAGTATTATTTCAGCAATGCCCTGTCTCAAACACAGGTTTTTCATCCCCACAGGAATTCTGGCTGGACACAACAGCTTCAGGAGTTATTTCCAGCCAACACAAGCTGGCCAGGCTGAGATAGATGGATTTTACACACCCAGAACTGTCATATATCTCCATAAATAAGGTCTCACCTGGGTAGAGAACCAGTCCACATTCTTATCATAATCAATGTGCATGGGGATGTGATTCATTTGTGTGACCCAGACAAACCAGTTGCTTTCTATAAACCtgtcaaaaacaaaaaaccatcaCGGATCACACACCCATGATGTGACAAGTCAGTACAAAACACTTGTGCACACACCAGCTGGTTGTTGCCTGACAAAATAAACACCAGAAACACAAACAGATCAGACCTACACACACCTTCCACCTCCTGCAGCCTGACAAGAAACCACCCCTGTCCCACTGAAAGGATCAGGACAGAGAAGAACAGGGAGTGATGAGAAAAATAACCAGGGGGCTGGAGAGAAGCTGACACGAAGGATTGATACAAACTAGGCAGAGAAAACGTCGGAATTGTCAGTTGGATGATACCTGACTAGCAGGTGGAGCCCCAGGGTACCCTTCACACCCAGGAAGGGCAAGTAGGTGAGGTAGAATCGGATGTAGAAGGACAGCATCCAGGCCAGATCCTGTAGTACAGGGGACAGGCAAAACTTCATTAGAAGGAAGAATTTCTGACTTCTGAATTTACCATCATTCCCTTTAAAATCTCCCATAACATCTTCTACTGATCAATTTTTCCTCCCCAGACTCATCACAAAGTAACCTGACAccattccctgtgctcaggaatTATCCTGGTTCCATGAGCCCAGCAGAGGGCCAACACCAGACAGGACATGCTCTAAAGCACCACATTTTCCCCTGGATCTAAAGAGGAACCAAGCAGTGAGAAACCCTAAACCCAGAACACCAGAGAACATCTTTCATTCCCCAGAGGATCTTTCACAAAGAAAGGCTGTGGAAGATACCCCTTTGGCAAACACCATTCCCAAATCTATACCCACATCCtttgctgcacacacacacacacctcccaGTAAATCTGGCACTGGAATTAATCCCTAAACCCAGGAGAAGCCCCCCTGGCCCCCGTGGAGCTGACTCACCACCCACTGCTTCCGCTGCACGGCGAAGTAGAAGATGTACCACTGGAAATAAAGGGGCACCAGCGCTGGGGGACCGACTGCAGGGACAAACAGAGCCATGAATTAtcccagcaggatgggatggaatgagaAAACAAGGGGCAGAGTGACTGCTGGCCATGGAACTGCACAGGGGGAGGTTACTCACTGATGAAGAAGTACTTGTGCTGGTGGTTGTAAGGCATGAATTTCTTCTTTTGCACACCAAGCTGTTAAAATACACAAATTACTCAGGCCATGAAGACACCTGTGCACACACTCCTAAACTTCCAGGAGATGTTCTATCCAACCAAGCCAGCATCCACCATCCCCTGGAAGAGTTTTTACCCTGCAGaaggggctgggcagtgccttgTACACACACAGTGACCTGCCCCTACAGAGGGCACAAGCTGcctaaaaatgctgaaatagaAACCCACACAAACAGTTTGCTGACAAAGCAGAGCTTCAGAACTAAAGAACCCCAGGCTATGGTACCGTTATGATACTGTTAATGAGGATGGCAGTGCGTGGAACTCCCATCTCCTTGCAATTACTCTGGAAAACAGAGAAGTGAGCATCTGAGCATGAAACTGTGTCCACAAGAATGAGGGTGAACAGATTATCTTCCCTCTGAGGCTGCTCATTTTTCAATGTTTACTGTACAAACATAACAGATCAAGCCACTGGCTTCCTTAAGGAATGCCATATCACTGTACATGCTCAAATTAATTCCCAATAGCCCATCCCTTAATTTCAATACAAATCAGAGCATTTAAAAGTGACACTATGAATTtacatatctttttttttaaaggacagCAAATGCTAAAGCCACTCATTTAACTGCAGAGCTGTACCAGAAACAGAACTGGACTCCAGATGGGAACCACTGTGACACCCACTGCCAGGCTGAGACCACTGAAATCGCTTCTTTGATCAGGAATTGTAAAAGTTCCAGACAGCCCTGGCTTGTCATCTGCTGCTTCCCATCTGATCCCCAGATCACTACAATTAGTCACACTGATCTtggcaaaagagaaaaacttgTAGTTCTGATCTTCATAAAACTGAAATTCTCTCATCAAGGGAAATAGGAACTTGTAATTGTGGCAAATATTTCATTCTTATCTTCCAACACCGCAAAAATAACTTTGAGTGAAGCTTTAAGAATACAAAGGTCTCAGAATTGCTGGAATATTACTGAGGAATATTAGGGAGTAGTGGAAGGCGAAGTAGCACCCCATATAAAATCATACTAATTAGTGTCCAAGTTCTCTGCAGCTTCCCAAATTTGAATCCCATTGCTGTCACTTCCCAGCTTCTCTCAGGTCTCACCTCCACAGAGAGGGTTTTCCCCAGAGCAAAAAACAAGGGGTGCATGTTGACATCGGGATCCTTCCGGAAGCAGTTGGGCTTGGCGTGGTGCTGGAAGTGGAGGTGATTCCACCAGCTGGCCGGGGCTCCCTGTGGGAATGGATGAGGAGAAAGTGCCCTACAGAAGGTGGATCTTCTGCCCTCGGTTCTCTCCTAACCCTGGGATTGGTTctggtggcagagcagggctctggcagcccctgcccacagccagtgCTCACCTTGAGGTGGCCGATGACGAACTTGTGCACCCAGTGGTTCCACCTGGACTTGCTGAACACTGACAGGTGTCCAAAATCatgctgcagccagccagcctgggcctggaAGGAAGAATGCAacagtgctgctggggaaaaAGAGCTGCCAGGAGGGCCTGTGTCTGAAAAGGgctttcttctccctctcccaCGCTCCTCACAGCGTATCCCTGGATAGCAAAAGCACTTCCACTGCCAGGGCCCAATCCCAACTCTCCTTTTTCACTGCACACCAGTGCACTCCAGACTCTGCCTAATGACTTTTAGTCCTGGACAGTTGTTTCCatgaggaaggggaaaaatgtcacgggaaaaaaaacagccacAGAGCTGAGAACCAGCATTTATTCCCTCacaaaactgctctgaaatcgGCAACAAAGTCTCCTTTAAGGAGCagcttgctgctgcctcctccaaGTACTTGTAATTCCAAGGGGATCACTGGCCAGGCAGGAATAGCTGGGGCTttgagagctgctctgccctctccaTTAACTCCCTGCAAGTTCCCATGGGAACACAGTGGCTTGGCCCCTGCACACTGCCTCGGAGTTCTGGCACCGTGGAGCTCAGGAGCGGGGCACGGCTTTCATCGTGTGGGCAAGGCTGGAATAAGGAAGGCTTTGATGGAATACGGGGAGGAAAAAGCAAGGCAAaccctgctctgccacagcagcatGTGTAGTTTTGCCTTTTAGTGGAATCCAGAGAGAAGCAGGATTTGAGGAAGTCCATGATGATAAGATCTGTCCCCTCCTTATGGCAACAAGCCCCCAAGTCCCAAATTTGGCTTTTTGGGGCTTATTTTGTGTAGTTGCTCACCTGGACAGTGCCCAGAAGCACAGCAGAGAAGAGGAAAGGCACCAAGGATGCTCCAAAATACCAGATGATGAGCCAGGCTGCAACATCCAGCATCAAGATGTGGCAGAGATAGAGGATGAAAAAGATGTGGTTGGGCTGGAGAAGCCCCATCCTCTCCACGGTGGCACGGAGCTCACGGAAATCCTCCACCAGCTTTTTCTGTGGGGAGACACAAAAGCATGCACTGGTCAGAAAACACCTCAGGAACATCAATAGCAGCATAGTTTTCCCTCTCAGGGATGAAAAGGGGGAAAGCTGAGGGTCACCTGGAGACAAATCTTTGCTAAAACTACAAATAATGATGTGAAATGAACCTTCAGCCAACAGTGATTCCAGGAGATCCTGTGATCTTATGTACAGGGAGTTCTGCCTGCCAGTCAGAAAAGTTAAACAGCACAATTTCAACCCCAAAAGCAAGTTTTTATGACACTCACATTCTTGCTGGGCTCAAAGCTGGGCTGATCTGGTGCCAGTTCCCCAATCAGGAGAGGGTTCATGTACTTCCTTACCAGTGCCTTGTCAAGATGGAAAGCAATGAAAGGATCCTGAAATGCAGACAGAGgaacaggaagaagaaaaaccatCATTCAGGTGGCAGCAAAACAAATCTATTCCATGATATGCTGGAGTATTCAAAAGATTCCTGTTGGGGAAACCAgttacttttattatttaaatgtgGTGTCAATTTCCATGGCAACCAGGTGAAAAAACCCACTAGTGGCTTTTATCACTACAGATTCTGTCCCTATATTTAAATTACAAATCCTGTAGGCACACATGGCACTTTGGCATCTAATTCCTGATCTCCCATTCACCTCCTTTTTGACATTTCCCTACTGATGTCCAAATTAGCATATTTTTACAATCTCCCTCAACCTAAggatgtggatttttttaattttctgggaCAATATTTGCTTGCTGGGCATCACTTTGTAAGATTCCTGCACCATTCATTGTTTATCACTATAATTACTAGGCCATCATtgtgtgctttaaaaaaaaaaagtgcttttaaaagaTCTCTGGTCAGGAAAGGGGTTAAAAATCAGGCTTATATTGCCAGCTCTAGGTCAGCTGTAGCATCCTCCCTGCTCACGGTCACTGAataaaggaggggaaaagagaggggaaccaacatttgcattttctcattagaaaagggggaaaaatggggaggagtatgtgggcagagcaggggaggaTGGTACCACACATTTAGACCAATCCTTTCCATCGAGGCTGTGAAACCTGGAGTGCAATCCCAGCTGGGGTTAGGGGACGGCTGACTGCACCTTCTAGAAATCAGAGGAGTTCTTCCTTtacttctcattttttcctggttttgtggAGTCTTGTTCTTTTGATCCCCAGGGACAAAACCACGGGGAAATAAAACTTGGCAGGGGTTTCTGAGCGGTCAGCAGTTCAGCTGCAGCCGGCGGTGGCACTGGTATCATCACCATCACCTAAAGAATGCAGCTGGCTGCAATCCCACCGTGCAGCCCTGCTCACTCCATGGGCTCACCCTTTTCTGCTCACAGAAACTCAGAATGTTCGGGTGAGAAAGGCCCCTCAAAACTCATCTCATTCGTCCCATCCACGGACACCGtgcaggttgctccaagctccacccagccaggcctggaacgcttccagggatggggctccaCCACTtgtctgggcaacctgtgccagtggcaGGGCTTTGAAAAAGCACATGTGCACTCTGCCCTCGCAAATGTTGCAAATTCAATTGTTATTTTTGGCTCTAAATGATATTCCTACCATGGGATCTTCACGTGGAGACCTCAAGTTCCAGCCTGGCCGAAACACAGTCCATCAACACCATCCTAGAGGTGGATTCCCACCCCATATCCACCCTTGGCTCCAAACACGCGCATTTGGAGAGATTCTTGGAAAAGGAACAGGCAGACAAAGGAAGGAAACACCACTGGCAAAGCCACCCTactccagcagcatttactcCACTCTGCAACAGCCGCTGGCACTCAGACACGAGTGATTCATTCCTTTTTCGTGACTGAAATACGACTTTCAGTGATATTCTGCTCTAGTGCCATCTCTCGGGTTCGGGAAGTTGAGG
Protein-coding regions in this window:
- the LOC131558851 gene encoding acyl-CoA (8-3)-desaturase-like, whose amino-acid sequence is MEGSEPVRGEMRRFTWEEIGQRNGRGPAPQERWLVIDRKVYDISHFCRRHPGGSRVISHYAGQDATDPFIAFHLDKALVRKYMNPLLIGELAPDQPSFEPSKNKKLVEDFRELRATVERMGLLQPNHIFFILYLCHILMLDVAAWLIIWYFGASLVPFLFSAVLLGTVQAQAGWLQHDFGHLSVFSKSRWNHWVHKFVIGHLKGAPASWWNHLHFQHHAKPNCFRKDPDVNMHPLFFALGKTLSVELGVQKKKFMPYNHQHKYFFIIGPPALVPLYFQWYIFYFAVQRKQWVDLAWMLSFYIRFYLTYLPFLGVKGTLGLHLLVRFIESNWFVWVTQMNHIPMHIDYDKNVDWFSTQLQATCNVHQSFFNDWFSGHLNFQIEHHLFPTMPRHNYWKVAPLVKSLCAKHGIEYQCKPLLTAFADIVHSLKDSGELWLDAYLHK